A part of Prionailurus viverrinus isolate Anna chromosome E1, UM_Priviv_1.0, whole genome shotgun sequence genomic DNA contains:
- the LLGL1 gene encoding lethal(2) giant larvae protein homolog 1 isoform X2, translating to MAIGTRSGAVKIYGAPGVEFTGLHRDTATVTQMHFLPGQGRLLTLLDDSSLHLWEIVHHNGCAHLEEALSFQPPSRPGFDCASGPLSLARVTVVLLLAAGDLAALGTEGGSVFFLDVPTLTLLEGQTLAPDDVLRSVPDDYRCGKALGPVESLQGHLRDPTKILIGYSRGLLVIWNRAAQCADRVFLGNQQLESLCWERSGNTLVSSHSDGSYAVWSAGAGGSPVTQPTVATTPYGPFPCKAINKILWRNCASGDHFIIFSGGMPRASYGDRHCVSVLRAETLVTLDFTSRIIDFFTVHSTRPEDEFDEPQALAVLLEEELVVLDLQTPGWPAVPAPYLAPLHSSAITCSAHVANVPAKLWARIVSAGEQQSPQPASSASSWPITGGRNLAQEPSQRGLLLTGHEDGTVRFWDASGVALRPLYKLSTAGLFQTDCEHADSLAQAAEDDWPPFRKVGCFDPYSDDPRLGVQKVALCKYTAQMVVAGTAGQVLVLELSDVPSEQAVSVASVDLLQDREGFTWKGHERLSPRTGPLPWPAGFQPRVLVQCLPPAAVTAVTLHAEWSLVAFGTSHGFGLFDYQRKSPVLARCTLHPNDSLAMEGPLSRVKSLKKSLRQSFRRIRKSRVSGKKRAANANSKLQEANAQLAEQACPHDVEMTPVQRRIEPRSADDSLSGVVRCLYFADTFLRDAAHHGPTMWAGTNSGSVFAYALEVPAAAAGGEKRPERAVEAVLGKEVQLMHRAPVVAIAVLDGRGRPLPEPYEASRDLAQAPDMQGGHAVLIASEEQFKVFTLPKVSAKTKFKLTAHEGCRVRKVALATFASVACEDYAETCLACLTNLGDVHVFSVPGLRPQVHYSCIRKEDISGIASCVFTRHGQGFYLISPSEFERFSLSARNITEPLCSLDISWPRDTARTSHRLRESPKLSQANGTAGVVLAPGSRDGSPGPGRSKGADTPEPPEATLSPMSIDSATSADTTLDTTGDVTVEDVKDFLGSSEESEKNLRNLAEDEARACAILIK from the exons ATGGCCATCGGCACCAGGTCTGGGGCCGTCAAGAT CTACGGTGCACCTGGCGTGGAGTTTACCGGCCTACACCGAGACACGGCCACCGTTACCCAGATGCACTTCCTGCCTGGCCAG GGCCGCCTCCTGACCCTGTTGGACGACAGCAGCCTGCATCTCTGGGAGATCGTCCACCACAATGGCTGTGCCCACCTGGAGGAAGCACTCAGCTTCCAGCCACCCAGTCGGCCGGGCTTTGACTGTGCCAG TGGCCCGCTCAGCCTCGCCCGTGTCACGGTGGTCTTGCTGTTGGCAGCCGGTGACCTGGCGGCCCTGGGCACCGAGGGCGGCAGCGTCTTCTTCCTGGACGTGCCCACCTTGACGCTGCTCGAGGGGCAGACTCTTGCCCCGGACGACGTTCTTCGAAG CGTGCCAGATGACTACCGGTGTGGGAAGGCGCTGGGCCCCGTGGAGTCACTCCAAGGACACCTGCGGGACCCCACCAAGATCCTCATCGGCTACAGCCGGGGCCTGCTGGTCATCTGGAACAGGGCGGCGCAGTGCGCGGACCGTGTCTTCCTGGGGAACCAG CAGCTGGAGAGCCTGTGCTGGGAGCGCAGCGGCAACACGCTGGTCAGCTCGCACAGTGACGGCAGCTACGCTGTCTGGTCTGCGGGTGCCGGCGGCTCCCCCGTGACACAGCCCACGGTAGCCACCACGCCCTACG GCCCCTTCCCCTGCAAAGCCATTAACAAGATTCTGTGGCGAAACTGTGCATCTGG GGACCACTTCATCATCTTTAGTGGAGGCATGCCCCGCGCCAGCTACGGTGACCGCCACTGTGTGAGTGTGCTCCGGGCTGAGACTCTGGTGACGCTGGACTTCACCTCCCGCATCATCGACTTCTTCACGGTGCACAGCACACGGCCCGAGGATG AGTTCGACGAGCCCCAGGCCCTGGCTGTGTTGCTCGAAGAGGAGCTGGTGGTGCTCGACCTGCAAACGCCTGGCTGGCCTGCTGTGCCTGCCCCCTACCTGGCCCCGCTGCACTCATCTGCTATCACCTGCTCGGCACATGTCGCCAACGTCCCCGCCAAGCTGTGGGCCCGCATTGTGAGCGCCGGCGAGCAGCAGAGCCCCCAGCCTGCCTCCAGCGCCTCG aGCTGGCCCATCACCGGGGGCCGGAACCTGGCCCAGGAGCCATCACAGCGGGGGCTACTGCTGACTGG CCACGAGGACGGCACCGTGCGCTTCTGGGATGCATCTGGTGTGGCCTTGCGGCCGCTCTACAAGCTCAGCACAGCTGGCCTCTTCCAGACAGACTGCGAGCACGCTGACAGCCTGGCCCAGGCCGCTGAGGACGACTGGCCGCCCTTTCGCAAG GTGGGCTGCTTTGACCCCTACAGCGACGATCCTCGGCTCGGCGTGCAGAAGGTGGCACTCTGCAAGTACACAGCCCAGATGGTGGTGGCTGGCACTGCAGGCCAG GTGCTGGTGCTGGAGCTAAGTGATGTGCCATCAGAACAGGCGGTCAGCGTGGCCAGTGTGGACCTCCTCCAGGACCGAGAGGGCTTCACGTGGAAGGGCCACGAGCGGCTGAGTCCGCGCACAGGGCCACTGCCGTGGCCCGCTGGCTTCCAGCCCCGAGTGCTGGTTCAGTGCCTGCCACCAGCTGCTGTCACCGCTGTCACGCTCCATGCCGAGTGGAGCCTCGTGGCCTTCGGTACCAGTCATGGCTTTGGCCTCTTCGACTACCAGCGCAAGAGCCCTGTGCtggccag GTGCACCCTGCACCCCAACGACTCCCTGGCCATGGAAGGGCCGCTGTCCCGGGTGAAGTCGCTCAAGAAGTCTCTGCGCCAGTCTTTCCGGCGCATCCGCAAAAGCCGAGTCTCGGGCAAGAAGCGGGCCGCTAATGCCAACAGCAAG TTGCAGGAGGCCAATGCGCAGCTGGCCGAGCAGGCCTGCCCCCATGACGTGGAGATGACCCCCGTGCAGCGCCGCATTGAGCCCCGTTCTGCCGACGACTCCCTCTCGGGTGTTGTTCGCTGCCTCTACTTCGCTGACACGTTCCTTCGAGATG CGGCCCATCATGGACCCACCATGTGGGCAGGCACCAACTCGGGGTCCGTGTTTGCCTACGCGCTGGAGGTGCCGGCGGCCGCGGCAGGTGGTGAGAAGCGACCCGAGCGGGCGGTGGAGGCCGTGCTGGGCAAGGAGGTGCAGCTGATGCACCGTGCACCCGTGGTGGCGATTGCCGTGTTGGATGGGCGCGGCCGCCCGCTGCCCGAGCCCTATGAGGCCTCTCGGGATCTGGCACAGGCGCCTGACATGCAGGGCGGCCACGCTGTGCTCATCGCGTCTGAGGAGCAGTTCAAG GTGTTCACACTACCCAAGGTGAGCGCCAAGACCAAGTTCAAGCTCACGGCCCACGAGGGCTGTCGGGTGCGCAAGGTGGCCCTTGCCACGTTTGCCAGCGTGGCCTGTGAGGACTACGCTGAAACCTGCCTGGCCTGCCTCACCAACTTGGGCGACGTGCACGTCTTCTCGGTGCCTGGCCTGCGGCCCCAGGTACACTACTCCTGTATCCGGAAGGAGGACATCAGCGGCATCGCCTCCTGTGTCTTCACGCGCCACGGCCAGG GTTTTTACCTGATTTCTCCATCGGAGTTTGAACGCTTCTCTCTGAGTGCTCGGAACATCACAGAGCCGCTCTGCTCTCTGGACATCAGCTGGCCCCGAGATACCGCCCGCACcag CCACAGGCTCCGAGAGTCGCCCAAGCTGAGCCAGGCTAATGGGACCGCAGGCGTGGTCCTGGCCCCAGGGAGCCGCGACGGAAGCCCTGGTCCTGGCCGCAGCAAGGGAGCTG ACACCCCAGAGCCACCCGAGGCCACGCTCTCGCCCATGTCCATTGACTCGGCCACCAGTGCTGACACCACACTGGACACGACAGGGGACGTCACGGTGGAGGACGTGAAGGATTTCCTGGG CTCTTCAGAGGAATCTGAGAAGAATCTGAGGAACCTGGCCGAAGACGAGGCTCGAGCCTGTGCCATCCTGATCAAATGA
- the LLGL1 gene encoding lethal(2) giant larvae protein homolog 1 isoform X1: MMKFRFRRQGADPQREKLKQELFAFNKTVEHGFPNQPSALAFDPELRIMAIGTRSGAVKIYGAPGVEFTGLHRDTATVTQMHFLPGQGRLLTLLDDSSLHLWEIVHHNGCAHLEEALSFQPPSRPGFDCASGPLSLARVTVVLLLAAGDLAALGTEGGSVFFLDVPTLTLLEGQTLAPDDVLRSVPDDYRCGKALGPVESLQGHLRDPTKILIGYSRGLLVIWNRAAQCADRVFLGNQQLESLCWERSGNTLVSSHSDGSYAVWSAGAGGSPVTQPTVATTPYGPFPCKAINKILWRNCASGDHFIIFSGGMPRASYGDRHCVSVLRAETLVTLDFTSRIIDFFTVHSTRPEDEFDEPQALAVLLEEELVVLDLQTPGWPAVPAPYLAPLHSSAITCSAHVANVPAKLWARIVSAGEQQSPQPASSASSWPITGGRNLAQEPSQRGLLLTGHEDGTVRFWDASGVALRPLYKLSTAGLFQTDCEHADSLAQAAEDDWPPFRKVGCFDPYSDDPRLGVQKVALCKYTAQMVVAGTAGQVLVLELSDVPSEQAVSVASVDLLQDREGFTWKGHERLSPRTGPLPWPAGFQPRVLVQCLPPAAVTAVTLHAEWSLVAFGTSHGFGLFDYQRKSPVLARCTLHPNDSLAMEGPLSRVKSLKKSLRQSFRRIRKSRVSGKKRAANANSKLQEANAQLAEQACPHDVEMTPVQRRIEPRSADDSLSGVVRCLYFADTFLRDAAHHGPTMWAGTNSGSVFAYALEVPAAAAGGEKRPERAVEAVLGKEVQLMHRAPVVAIAVLDGRGRPLPEPYEASRDLAQAPDMQGGHAVLIASEEQFKVFTLPKVSAKTKFKLTAHEGCRVRKVALATFASVACEDYAETCLACLTNLGDVHVFSVPGLRPQVHYSCIRKEDISGIASCVFTRHGQGFYLISPSEFERFSLSARNITEPLCSLDISWPRDTARTSHRLRESPKLSQANGTAGVVLAPGSRDGSPGPGRSKGADTPEPPEATLSPMSIDSATSADTTLDTTGDVTVEDVKDFLGSSEESEKNLRNLAEDEARACAILIK, from the exons ATGATGAAGTTTCGGTTCCGGCGGCAGGGCGCCGACCCGCAGCGCGAGAAGCTCAAGCAGGAGCTCTTCGCCTTCAACAAG aCTGTGGAGCATGGCTTCCCCAACCAGCCCAGCGCCCTGGCCTTTGACCCGGAGCTTCGCATCATGGCCATCGGCACCAGGTCTGGGGCCGTCAAGAT CTACGGTGCACCTGGCGTGGAGTTTACCGGCCTACACCGAGACACGGCCACCGTTACCCAGATGCACTTCCTGCCTGGCCAG GGCCGCCTCCTGACCCTGTTGGACGACAGCAGCCTGCATCTCTGGGAGATCGTCCACCACAATGGCTGTGCCCACCTGGAGGAAGCACTCAGCTTCCAGCCACCCAGTCGGCCGGGCTTTGACTGTGCCAG TGGCCCGCTCAGCCTCGCCCGTGTCACGGTGGTCTTGCTGTTGGCAGCCGGTGACCTGGCGGCCCTGGGCACCGAGGGCGGCAGCGTCTTCTTCCTGGACGTGCCCACCTTGACGCTGCTCGAGGGGCAGACTCTTGCCCCGGACGACGTTCTTCGAAG CGTGCCAGATGACTACCGGTGTGGGAAGGCGCTGGGCCCCGTGGAGTCACTCCAAGGACACCTGCGGGACCCCACCAAGATCCTCATCGGCTACAGCCGGGGCCTGCTGGTCATCTGGAACAGGGCGGCGCAGTGCGCGGACCGTGTCTTCCTGGGGAACCAG CAGCTGGAGAGCCTGTGCTGGGAGCGCAGCGGCAACACGCTGGTCAGCTCGCACAGTGACGGCAGCTACGCTGTCTGGTCTGCGGGTGCCGGCGGCTCCCCCGTGACACAGCCCACGGTAGCCACCACGCCCTACG GCCCCTTCCCCTGCAAAGCCATTAACAAGATTCTGTGGCGAAACTGTGCATCTGG GGACCACTTCATCATCTTTAGTGGAGGCATGCCCCGCGCCAGCTACGGTGACCGCCACTGTGTGAGTGTGCTCCGGGCTGAGACTCTGGTGACGCTGGACTTCACCTCCCGCATCATCGACTTCTTCACGGTGCACAGCACACGGCCCGAGGATG AGTTCGACGAGCCCCAGGCCCTGGCTGTGTTGCTCGAAGAGGAGCTGGTGGTGCTCGACCTGCAAACGCCTGGCTGGCCTGCTGTGCCTGCCCCCTACCTGGCCCCGCTGCACTCATCTGCTATCACCTGCTCGGCACATGTCGCCAACGTCCCCGCCAAGCTGTGGGCCCGCATTGTGAGCGCCGGCGAGCAGCAGAGCCCCCAGCCTGCCTCCAGCGCCTCG aGCTGGCCCATCACCGGGGGCCGGAACCTGGCCCAGGAGCCATCACAGCGGGGGCTACTGCTGACTGG CCACGAGGACGGCACCGTGCGCTTCTGGGATGCATCTGGTGTGGCCTTGCGGCCGCTCTACAAGCTCAGCACAGCTGGCCTCTTCCAGACAGACTGCGAGCACGCTGACAGCCTGGCCCAGGCCGCTGAGGACGACTGGCCGCCCTTTCGCAAG GTGGGCTGCTTTGACCCCTACAGCGACGATCCTCGGCTCGGCGTGCAGAAGGTGGCACTCTGCAAGTACACAGCCCAGATGGTGGTGGCTGGCACTGCAGGCCAG GTGCTGGTGCTGGAGCTAAGTGATGTGCCATCAGAACAGGCGGTCAGCGTGGCCAGTGTGGACCTCCTCCAGGACCGAGAGGGCTTCACGTGGAAGGGCCACGAGCGGCTGAGTCCGCGCACAGGGCCACTGCCGTGGCCCGCTGGCTTCCAGCCCCGAGTGCTGGTTCAGTGCCTGCCACCAGCTGCTGTCACCGCTGTCACGCTCCATGCCGAGTGGAGCCTCGTGGCCTTCGGTACCAGTCATGGCTTTGGCCTCTTCGACTACCAGCGCAAGAGCCCTGTGCtggccag GTGCACCCTGCACCCCAACGACTCCCTGGCCATGGAAGGGCCGCTGTCCCGGGTGAAGTCGCTCAAGAAGTCTCTGCGCCAGTCTTTCCGGCGCATCCGCAAAAGCCGAGTCTCGGGCAAGAAGCGGGCCGCTAATGCCAACAGCAAG TTGCAGGAGGCCAATGCGCAGCTGGCCGAGCAGGCCTGCCCCCATGACGTGGAGATGACCCCCGTGCAGCGCCGCATTGAGCCCCGTTCTGCCGACGACTCCCTCTCGGGTGTTGTTCGCTGCCTCTACTTCGCTGACACGTTCCTTCGAGATG CGGCCCATCATGGACCCACCATGTGGGCAGGCACCAACTCGGGGTCCGTGTTTGCCTACGCGCTGGAGGTGCCGGCGGCCGCGGCAGGTGGTGAGAAGCGACCCGAGCGGGCGGTGGAGGCCGTGCTGGGCAAGGAGGTGCAGCTGATGCACCGTGCACCCGTGGTGGCGATTGCCGTGTTGGATGGGCGCGGCCGCCCGCTGCCCGAGCCCTATGAGGCCTCTCGGGATCTGGCACAGGCGCCTGACATGCAGGGCGGCCACGCTGTGCTCATCGCGTCTGAGGAGCAGTTCAAG GTGTTCACACTACCCAAGGTGAGCGCCAAGACCAAGTTCAAGCTCACGGCCCACGAGGGCTGTCGGGTGCGCAAGGTGGCCCTTGCCACGTTTGCCAGCGTGGCCTGTGAGGACTACGCTGAAACCTGCCTGGCCTGCCTCACCAACTTGGGCGACGTGCACGTCTTCTCGGTGCCTGGCCTGCGGCCCCAGGTACACTACTCCTGTATCCGGAAGGAGGACATCAGCGGCATCGCCTCCTGTGTCTTCACGCGCCACGGCCAGG GTTTTTACCTGATTTCTCCATCGGAGTTTGAACGCTTCTCTCTGAGTGCTCGGAACATCACAGAGCCGCTCTGCTCTCTGGACATCAGCTGGCCCCGAGATACCGCCCGCACcag CCACAGGCTCCGAGAGTCGCCCAAGCTGAGCCAGGCTAATGGGACCGCAGGCGTGGTCCTGGCCCCAGGGAGCCGCGACGGAAGCCCTGGTCCTGGCCGCAGCAAGGGAGCTG ACACCCCAGAGCCACCCGAGGCCACGCTCTCGCCCATGTCCATTGACTCGGCCACCAGTGCTGACACCACACTGGACACGACAGGGGACGTCACGGTGGAGGACGTGAAGGATTTCCTGGG CTCTTCAGAGGAATCTGAGAAGAATCTGAGGAACCTGGCCGAAGACGAGGCTCGAGCCTGTGCCATCCTGATCAAATGA